GACCGCTCTCACTGGATTCAAACCGTCTGGTACCGTTTCCTCGAGTACTGCCGCTACGTTCGATCAACTGCGAGGAATCTACGAGTCGATTGAGCCCGAACTCGAGACCATTGCCGACGAACTCGGCGTGGGTTCTCACCTCTCGTTTTCACCAGCGAAGATGCTCTTTCTCTGCTGGGTACGCATTTTCAGGAGGAGATCGACGAAGGGGCTCCGTTGAGCCAACCGCGGCTGAACAGTATTCTCCGCGACACCTACACCGCGGCCGATGAGAAAACAACCTCAGTACTCCCGTTGGCAGATGGGGGACATTCAGTAGTCTCTCACATTCGGACGGAATCGCCGACTGTGTACAAGTTCACGGCTCCGTGTGACTATTGGCTAACGAGTATCGAATATAGCTCGGTGTCGTTCGGAGAAGAACATCGTGACCAGTGGGAAACCCTCTCGGAAGGCGACGTCGTTGTTCTCCATTCTCGTGCGGAGCCATCGGACGAGGCTCTCAGTCAACAGCCGAACGGCATACTCGGAGTCGGAATTCTCGGAAGTACGTTCGAGAAAGACGAACCGTGGTGGCGGGACGAACACGAACGTGGAGAGTCGTATCCGCTGATCGCGACGTTCGATCAGCTCTTCCTCACCGGTTCGATCGACGATATCGATACGCCTCGATCGATCACCGAAAAAACGCCATCGGAAATCGACCGAGAGTCCGCTGCACTGACCACGGATCTCCTCCCGATTACACGAGCCAACAGTATCTGTAACGATGTGGCTGATACCGAATTCCCGGTCCAGTCACTGCACGCGATCTTTCGAACTGACGACGGTGCAATCGATTACGAACGGCCAGTGGCGCTCATCGATGCGATTGCGGACGAATTGAAAGCAGTTCCGACGGTCAACGTTCACAAATCGTATCAAGGATCGATTCAGACCGACCCACTCGACGGTCTCTACTTTCCAGGCGATCAGGGAGAGCGGATTCTCGAGCAGATCACGACAGCCCTGCAATCCGGCAAACATGTCCTCCTGACTGGACCGCCAGGAACCGGGAAGACGGAGATCGCCCGTCGAGTCTGCACCTCACTTGCGAAAAGTCATCCATATCTCTACTCTGATTTCGAAATGACGACGGCGACTGCTGACTGGTCGACGTTCGATACGGTCGGCGGATACATGCCAAACGAATCCGAAACCAGCGGTGACGACCTTGCGTTCACACCGGGGATCGTCCTCAATCGCCTCAAAAACAACCAGACGGATGCTCAGTCGAACGAGTTACTCATCATCGATGAACTGAATCGTGCCGACATTGACAAAGCGTTCGGCCAGCTTTTCACAGTCCTCTCGGGGCAGTCGGTTCAGCTTCCGTATACGAAAAACGGCCGTGAGATCGAGGTGACGACGATCAACGACAGTTCCGGTTCCCTGGCAGACCACCAGTATCTCGTTCCGAATTCGTGGCGGATCTTCGCGACGATGAACACCTACGACAAGACATCGCTCTACGAGATGAGTTACGCGTTTATGCGTCGGTTCGCATTTATCCGCGTTCCTGCCCCTGAACTTCCCGAGGACCGAGCAGACGAAGAACAGTTAGAGGAGATGGTCTACGATTACGCGGATGCGTGGGGCCTCAATCTCAATCGCCCCGAAGCGATGGCTATCGGTCGCGTCTGGCGGGAGACGAACAACGCAGTGGAGGAACGGGCGATCGGTCCTGCGATCATCGAGGATATCCTCCGATACATCAATCAGCATCCCGAAGACGAACTCGAGTATCATCTCACGCAAGCAGTCATCAGCTACGTGTTCCCACAACTCGAGGGCGTTCCGAAGCGTCGAAAGATCGTTCAAGAGATAGCCGCTGTCGGAGAAATCGACGAAGCGCTGCTCGAACGTGCGGCACGAGAGATGCTTCAGGTGAGCGTTGTAGAGAATGAATAAGGACGAACTCCTCGATCAGCTTACCGAGGATATCCTCGCTTACGTGATGCGAGGGTCATTCCCGGAGCGCGAACTGGCGCAATCGATCAAACCGGACCAACTTGACGAACGGTTCGAGGAGTACGAACTGCTCCTTGATCTTCACTTCGTTCTCAAATCGGATGTCGTATCGTTCGTCAGAGAGCTTTCGAAACATCTGCGGAACATCCGTACGGAAACGCAAACGGTGTCACGGACACGGCGTGGTGCCGTTGACGGACGAATCAACTGGGGAGCGACCATCAAAAAACGCTATTCCGAACATCCCCGAGATAGGTCGGTCTTCGTCTGTGACAACCGGTCGATAGACTACGATATTCCCGAGAATATCGTCCTTAAACGGTTGATCTCGATCATTCACACGACGATCCGAGAGGCCGAGGAGTATCTCCGGGGCGAGTACGAGTGGGTTCAGGAGACTTGGAAAGGTAACGAGAACCTCATCGACGAGTTGCAACGAATCGTCGAGCGAAACGTCCACGTTCGTCGCATTCGCGACCCAGACACGTACGAGCCGACCGAGCGGATGCTCACGACTGCCGCTAACTCGCGACAGGAGGTATACCGCGAGGCTGCGTCCCTTCTCAAATCTCGAGAGCGGTTGTTCGAGGGAGACGCGGACGAAATCAGGGCGTTGCTCGAGGAAACGGCAATCGCACCTGATGATCAAGACTCGCTCTTCGAACTCTTCGTTCTCTTTCGGTTCGTCGCGACGCTCGAACGGCTACAAGAGAGTCAACCGGAATTCAAAACGATCGCAACGGGTCGACAAGAGGTGGCTCGATTCGATGGTGACAAGGAAATTGCACTCTATCACGATAACTCCGCGTCTGATCGGAATCTATCGTTCGTTGCAGTTCCCGATGAAGAGCAGGAGCAACTCTCACGGACCGACGAAGTTCAGCTCACGGCACAAGATATCGCGAGCGATTACTTCGACCGAGAATTTCGAAATCACACAGGTCGCCCCGACGTAATCGTCCTCGAGATTATCTCTGAATCCGAGGATCAGCACGAGTATCTGATTGTAGAAGTGAAAAACAGTACCAACACGGACACGATCCGCCGCGGAATCAAGGAAACGCTGGAATATCTCGCGTTTCTCCGGGTCAATGAGGATTACGTCTTCGGTCGTGATGATGAGAATTACTTCGGGTCTGGCTGGAACGGACTTCTAGTCGTTCAGGATCTCAACGACGAGACCGCTTCGTTCGAGGCGCAATCCGACAATCCAGTCACGATCCTCCAAGCAGCAGAGTTAGAAAAGCAGTTAGCCGCCATGTTACGCGAAATTCTATAGACTCACTTGAAGTTCTGGATCAGTCTGTTCGACGGAGTGTACCGTCGTCGAACGCGAACGGTAGTGAATGCGAAAATGTAGCTCTCAGTCGTCGGCCGTCGTCTCTGCTTCCTCGTCCAGAATCTCCTCGCGGTGTTCATCCAGCAGCGGCGCGCGACCGCGGGGCTTCGGTTCGGTCTCGCTCATCTTGATCGGGTTGCCCGCGATCTCGACGTCTCTGTCGGCACCGGGCTGTTCGACCGGCACGAGCATGTCCCGGGCGCGGACGTGGTCGTCTTCGAAGATCTCTTCGGTGGTCTGGACGGGCGCGGCTGGGACCCGGCCCTCGAGGCTTCCGACGAGTTCGTCGTTCGTCAACTCGATCGCCCAGTCGGCCAGTTCCTCGCGAAGCGCCGCGCGGTTCTCGAGGCGCTCTGCAGTTGTGGGGTACGACTCGGCGAGGTCCTCGCGGTCCATCACGGCACAGAGTTCGGCCCAGTGGTTGTTGTTGAACGCGGCGATGACGGCGTAGCCGTCGGCGGTCTCGAAGGCGTTGTAGGGAAACAGCGTCGGGTGGGAGTTGCCCCGGCGGGTGGGAGCCTCGCCGGTGTAGGACTGCTGGTAGACGGCTCGTTCGGTGAAGCTGAGCATCGAGTCGTACATGGCGGTGTCGACGTACTGGCCCTCACCGGTCTGTTCGCGGTGGTTGACCGCTGCCAGAATCCCGATGCAGTTCAGCGTCGCGGTGAAGAGGTCGCCGACGCCGGGGCCGGTCTTGGTCGGCGGGCCGTCGGGCTGGCCGGTGGTCTCCATGACGCCGCCGAGTGCCTGCGCGATGAGGTCGAAGGAGGGCTGGCCCTGCCGATCTGTTTCACCCGTTCGCGGATCGCCGAAGCCCCGAATCGAGGAGTAGATGATCTCCGGATTGTACTCTGTAAGCGTCTCGTAGCCTAGATCGTACTTCTCCATCGTCCCCGAGCGGTAGTTCTCGACGACGATGTCGGCCTCCTCGACCAGTGAGAGGAAGTCCGCGCGGTCCTCGTCGTCGCCGAGGTTTAGCTCGATGCTGCGCTTACCGCGGTTGACGCTCTGGAAGTAGCCGCCGTAGGCTTCCGCCTCGGGGTCGTCGACGAACGGCGGGTTCGACCGGATCATGTCGCCGCCCGGCCGCTCGATTTTGACCACGTCTGCGCCCATGTCCGCGAGCAACATCGTGCAATACGGCCCAGCCAGCACCTGGGTCAGATCCAGCACGCGAAGGTTCGAGAGTGCACCCATGTGTGTACGACTTCCTTCCTAAACCATTCCCAAAACCTTTACTATTGATTATGTAGTTTGTCTCTAAATACCACACTCCGTGTGAACATCCACCATATGGACGCTGTTAGGGTGTTTAAGGAGTATTATCATGGAAGATCATTAGGTTTATACCCCAGTCCATCATGGTTCTGGATACGATGTCCCAAACGGTCGTCCTCGGCGTGATCGGCTCGGATGCCCACGTCGTTGGCATCACAATCTTAGAGCAAGCCTTCAGCGCAGCCGGCTTTGATGTCGTGAACCTCGGCGTTCAGACCTCCCAGGAGGAGTTCGCCGAGGCCGCGGTAGCCCACGATGCGAGCGCTGTACTGGTCTCGTCGCTCTACGGCCATGCCGAGCAGGACTGCCAGGGATTCCACAGCGTCCTCGAGGACGCGGGCGTCGACGCGGTCAGCTATATCGGCGGCAACCTCGCCGTCGGCCAGGACGACTTCGAGCAGACCCGGCAGACGTTCCGGGAGCTCGGGTTCGACCGCGTCTTCGATTCCGAAACCGATCCCGAGGACGCGATCGCCGCGCTCCGTGAGGATCTCCGGATCTCACCGACGGAGTCGGAACGGGCGACTATCAGTTCGTAGATGCCCAGATGATACGAGACGAACGCATTCCATCCGACGAGCTACGGCGTATCGACGAGGAAATTCGGTCGAATTGGCCGACAGGCGCGGACGTCGACTTCGAGGACGCCATCGAGTACCACGAGTCGCTGCCGGACCACAAGCGATTCGCGGACGTCCTCGAGTCGGCCGACAAGCCTCTCCTCCAGCCCCGAGCCGGCGTGCCGCGGCTCGACGATCAGATCGAACTCTCACAGTACCTTCTTGAGGAGGGGAAGGCGGATCTCATTCCGACCACTATCGACTCGTACACGCGCGATAACGAGTACGAGAAGGCCCAGCAGGGGCTGGACAAAGCCCTCGAGACGGGCGACGATACCTTGAACGGCTTCCCGGCCGTCAACCACGGGGTCGACGGCTGCCGGGAACTGATCGACACGGTCGACGCGCCGATCGAGGTCCGTCACGGCACGCCGGACGCTCGGCTGCTCGCGGCGATCACCTTCGCCGGCGGCTTCCAGAGCTTCGAGGGCGGGCCGATCTCCTACAACATCCCGTACACGAAACGTCACGGACTCGAGGAGACCATCGAAAAGTGGCAGTTCGTCGACCGCCTCGCGGGGGCCTACACCGAACGCGGTGTGCGAATCAACCGCGAGCCGTTCGGCCCGCTGACCGGGACGCTCGTCCCGCCGTCGATCGCGATCGCGATCATGATCGTCGAGGGGAAACTCGCCGCGACCCAGGGCGTTCGCTCGATCACGCTCGGCTACGGCCAGGTCGGCAACATCGTGCAGGACGTCGCCGCGCTGAACGCGCTCAAGAAGTTGGGCAACGAGTATCTGCCCGACGAGGTCGTCGTCACCACCGTCTTCCACGAGTGGATGGGCGGCTTCCCGCCGGACGAGGCGCGGGCCAACGGCGTCATCAGCCTCGGTGGCATGACCGCCGCCATCGCCCAGCCGGACAAGGTCATCACCAAGTCGCCCCAGGAGTTCCAGGGGGTGCCGACCATGGAGGCCAACTCGGCTGGTCTGCGCACGACGCGGCAGGTCATCGACATGGCCATCGAACAGCAGATCGACATCGATGGCATCGAGGAGGAACAGGACCTCATCGAGCGCGAGACCCGGTGTCTGATGGACACCATCTTCGAGCACGGCGACGGCGACGTCGTTCAGGGGACGCTCAAGGCCTTCGATTCGGGCGCACTCGACGTTCCGTTCGCACCCAGCGACAGCGCGGCAGGTGCTGTCTTGCCCGCACGGGACGACGACGGTCGCGTCCGCATCTTCGAGTGGGCCAACCTCGAGATGGACGACGACATCAAGGAAATTCACAAGGCTCGACTCTCGCAACGTGCCACGACTGAGGGCCGCGACCAGTCGTTCCGGATGGTCGCGGACGACGTCGACGCGATCAGCGACGGCAAACTCATCGGCCGACCACAGGGTGACGTCTAAATGGAAATTACAGGAATACACGCCACGCCCGGCTACTCCGGGTTCTTCTTCGACGACCAGCGCGCGATCAAGCAGGGAGCAGAGCACGATGGCTTCACCTACGAGGGCGAGCCCGTCACCGACGGTTTCGACGAGATTCGCCAGGCCGGCGAGACGATCATCGTCGACGTCGAACTCGCCGACAGTACCGTGGTGCGCGGCGATTGCGCCGCGGTCCAGTACTCCGGTGCCGGCGGGCGCGACCCGCTGTTTCAGGCCGAGGCGTACGCCCCCGTCATCGAGGGCCCCGTCGCCGACGAACTCGAGGGACGGGATGCCACCGACTTCCTCACCAACGCGGAACTGCTCGAGGAGATGGAGGTGGACGGCGACCGGCTCCACACAGCGATCCGGTACGGCGTTTCGCAGGCGCTACTGGCCGCCGCCGCAGAAGCCGAGAACACGACGCGCACGGACGTGATGGCCGACGCGCTCGGCACCGAGCCCGCGACGGAGCCGGTGCCCGTCTTCGGGCAGTCCGGCGACGACCGCTACAATAATACGGAAAAGATGTTCGTCAAGGGCGTCCCCGTCCTGCCTCACGCGCTCATCAACAGCGTCGAGAAGATCGGCGCAAATGGCGAGACGCTGCTCGAGTACGTCGAGTGGCTCACCGAACGATCCCAAGAACTGGGCCCTGACGGCTACGAGCCCTGGTTCCACATCGATGTCTACGGAATGATTGGGGAAATCTTCGGCGCACCCTACGACCGCGACGAAGTAGTCGACTACTTCGCCGCGCTCGAGGAAGCCGCAGCCCCCTACTCGGTCCAGATCGAGGGGCCGATGGACGTCGGAGACCGTGCGGATCAGATCGATGCGATGGTCGAACTCCGCGAGGGGCTCGCCGCGGCGGGCGTCGACGTCGACATCGTGGCCGACGAGTGGTGTAACACCTTCGCGGACGTGCGGGCGTTCGTCGACGCCGAAGCGGCGGACCTCGTGCAGGTCAAGACGCCCGACCTCGGCGGCGTCCACCGCAGCGGACAGGCGGTCCGCTACTGCGAGGGGACCGGAACCCGCGCCTACCTCGGCGGCACCTGCAACGAGACCGAAACCTCCGCGCGGGCCTGCGCTCACGTCGCGCTCGCGACTGACGCCGCACAGGTGCTTGCAAAGCCCGGGATGGGCTTCGACGAGGGATACATGATCGTCGAAAACGAGATGCGGCGGACGATCGCCCGACGGGAGCGGGACCGCAAGCAGACCGAGACTGACGAGGTGACTGGAGATGACTGATTGGACCGATCCGGACACGTTCGCACGGGCGCTTGAGCAAGTCGAAACCAAGGAAAAGGGTAACTGCTTCGAGGATTTCGAGGAGGGTGACCTCATCGAACACGATCCCGGACTCACCCTCACGGAGTGGGGGAACGAGTCCTGGATGAGCCAGACCTTGAACCACGACCCGGCCTACTGGCGAAGCGACGCCGCCGCGGAACGTGGGTTCGACGAACCGCCGATCCACCCGGACTATCTGACCGCAGCCACCCTCGGGATCACCGTCGAGGATCTGAGCGAGAAGGGCGGCTACTTCCTCGGGCGGACCGATGTCCGGTTCCCCGAATCGCCCGTCTACGCGGGCACCGAACTCCATGTCGAGAGCGAGGTCGTCAACACGGCTACCTCGAGTTCCCGACCCGAGTACGGTATCGTCTCCTGGCGAACCCGCGGCACGGACGCCGAAACCGGCGATGTGCTGTGTTCCTACGAGCGGACAAACATGATTCCGCGGCGTGAACCCGTGGCGACGGATGGTGGTGGGGGTGGCACTGCAGCCGCCGAAGAGGACGGTGACGACGGTCCCGACCTCCCTGACGAGTTCATCGCTCCTGACGGCGGCTACTACGAGGACTTCGTCGATGCGCTCGAGCAGGCCGCGGATGAGAACGCCGCCGTCGCCTACCGGCACGAGCGCGGTCGCACGCAAGACGACGTGACCGTCGCTTCGCTACCGTTGGCGACGCTCAACACGGCCAAACAGCACCACAACGTCGACGTGATGGCCGACTCGCCGTCGGGAGACATCGTCACT
This genomic stretch from Natrinema sp. SYSU A 869 harbors:
- a CDS encoding AAA family ATPase gives rise to the protein MSFGEEHRDQWETLSEGDVVVLHSRAEPSDEALSQQPNGILGVGILGSTFEKDEPWWRDEHERGESYPLIATFDQLFLTGSIDDIDTPRSITEKTPSEIDRESAALTTDLLPITRANSICNDVADTEFPVQSLHAIFRTDDGAIDYERPVALIDAIADELKAVPTVNVHKSYQGSIQTDPLDGLYFPGDQGERILEQITTALQSGKHVLLTGPPGTGKTEIARRVCTSLAKSHPYLYSDFEMTTATADWSTFDTVGGYMPNESETSGDDLAFTPGIVLNRLKNNQTDAQSNELLIIDELNRADIDKAFGQLFTVLSGQSVQLPYTKNGREIEVTTINDSSGSLADHQYLVPNSWRIFATMNTYDKTSLYEMSYAFMRRFAFIRVPAPELPEDRADEEQLEEMVYDYADAWGLNLNRPEAMAIGRVWRETNNAVEERAIGPAIIEDILRYINQHPEDELEYHLTQAVISYVFPQLEGVPKRRKIVQEIAAVGEIDEALLERAAREMLQVSVVENE
- the mct gene encoding succinyl-CoA:mesaconate CoA-transferase, whose product is MGALSNLRVLDLTQVLAGPYCTMLLADMGADVVKIERPGGDMIRSNPPFVDDPEAEAYGGYFQSVNRGKRSIELNLGDDEDRADFLSLVEEADIVVENYRSGTMEKYDLGYETLTEYNPEIIYSSIRGFGDPRTGETDRQGQPSFDLIAQALGGVMETTGQPDGPPTKTGPGVGDLFTATLNCIGILAAVNHREQTGEGQYVDTAMYDSMLSFTERAVYQQSYTGEAPTRRGNSHPTLFPYNAFETADGYAVIAAFNNNHWAELCAVMDREDLAESYPTTAERLENRAALREELADWAIELTNDELVGSLEGRVPAAPVQTTEEIFEDDHVRARDMLVPVEQPGADRDVEIAGNPIKMSETEPKPRGRAPLLDEHREEILDEEAETTADD
- the glmS gene encoding methylaspartate mutase subunit S, giving the protein MVLDTMSQTVVLGVIGSDAHVVGITILEQAFSAAGFDVVNLGVQTSQEEFAEAAVAHDASAVLVSSLYGHAEQDCQGFHSVLEDAGVDAVSYIGGNLAVGQDDFEQTRQTFRELGFDRVFDSETDPEDAIAALREDLRISPTESERATISS
- a CDS encoding methylaspartate mutase subunit E, whose amino-acid sequence is MIRDERIPSDELRRIDEEIRSNWPTGADVDFEDAIEYHESLPDHKRFADVLESADKPLLQPRAGVPRLDDQIELSQYLLEEGKADLIPTTIDSYTRDNEYEKAQQGLDKALETGDDTLNGFPAVNHGVDGCRELIDTVDAPIEVRHGTPDARLLAAITFAGGFQSFEGGPISYNIPYTKRHGLEETIEKWQFVDRLAGAYTERGVRINREPFGPLTGTLVPPSIAIAIMIVEGKLAATQGVRSITLGYGQVGNIVQDVAALNALKKLGNEYLPDEVVVTTVFHEWMGGFPPDEARANGVISLGGMTAAIAQPDKVITKSPQEFQGVPTMEANSAGLRTTRQVIDMAIEQQIDIDGIEEEQDLIERETRCLMDTIFEHGDGDVVQGTLKAFDSGALDVPFAPSDSAAGAVLPARDDDGRVRIFEWANLEMDDDIKEIHKARLSQRATTEGRDQSFRMVADDVDAISDGKLIGRPQGDV
- a CDS encoding methylaspartate ammonia-lyase; protein product: MEITGIHATPGYSGFFFDDQRAIKQGAEHDGFTYEGEPVTDGFDEIRQAGETIIVDVELADSTVVRGDCAAVQYSGAGGRDPLFQAEAYAPVIEGPVADELEGRDATDFLTNAELLEEMEVDGDRLHTAIRYGVSQALLAAAAEAENTTRTDVMADALGTEPATEPVPVFGQSGDDRYNNTEKMFVKGVPVLPHALINSVEKIGANGETLLEYVEWLTERSQELGPDGYEPWFHIDVYGMIGEIFGAPYDRDEVVDYFAALEEAAAPYSVQIEGPMDVGDRADQIDAMVELREGLAAAGVDVDIVADEWCNTFADVRAFVDAEAADLVQVKTPDLGGVHRSGQAVRYCEGTGTRAYLGGTCNETETSARACAHVALATDAAQVLAKPGMGFDEGYMIVENEMRRTIARRERDRKQTETDEVTGDD
- the mch gene encoding 2-methylfumaryl-CoA hydratase, with product MTDWTDPDTFARALEQVETKEKGNCFEDFEEGDLIEHDPGLTLTEWGNESWMSQTLNHDPAYWRSDAAAERGFDEPPIHPDYLTAATLGITVEDLSEKGGYFLGRTDVRFPESPVYAGTELHVESEVVNTATSSSRPEYGIVSWRTRGTDAETGDVLCSYERTNMIPRREPVATDGGGGGTAAAEEDGDDGPDLPDEFIAPDGGYYEDFVDALEQAADENAAVAYRHERGRTQDDVTVASLPLATLNTAKQHHNVDVMADSPSGDIVTYGDVTRSTALGHARSDEETWREVGFDDESFHTFVAVGDTVYAFTRVLEAEDSVEEPSTDSRTSSENDASSDEAGTVTFEHIAFNQDDEPVYSGTRTAEIRKRSK